The following proteins are co-located in the Oncorhynchus gorbuscha isolate QuinsamMale2020 ecotype Even-year linkage group LG22, OgorEven_v1.0, whole genome shotgun sequence genome:
- the xirp1 gene encoding xin actin-binding repeat-containing protein 1 isoform X2, with amino-acid sequence METMNTLRKSQSLRSLSGFGVKERSWETSKSSLWDNKKSVSQLVQHYQSCVELSTSETNEEKIKASLSFSSPREEMSVGLVSPWRRLESRGYQVDRLGTDSGSFMLSRSRSMDHLPQRDRAPEGTSALRALFESKATLQEDVYSSTRLNIASPASRMVAGIQSSEIEKDRPLGARRGYSTEEDNTQRAVQGERRKTISGVPESSVRGSRITTPDDKRSLQLSYRDTPSRQGRDRERTSSSVRDRSALYLSRVAAAESPGSSTHTKSSSSSGKRTTGSKMAEIAPKNTVSEACHEEDDLLLPPPPPIPPRPQNYEEFPAVGGPNQAFIPVPPPKETFSTFYQQRQKNELKRLFKHIHPDLRENINDVVDDELVAAMQSGGAQTAADAGYQGEVQSMRWIFENWTLDNIGDHPHMTKKLLEDETLQGGDVRGTSSMFEHCMVDGTQQIVQRQSSVRGDVRTSTWLFETQPMDTLNKLQPEEGELVEAVLKEPMQIGDVRGTRLLFESKPLDALGRCSSVEDQSFLKLKSELQEQKGDVRKTVKLFQADPCCALRDASGNIHKIKSICREEICSSNISTARWLFETKPLDIINKETSGMQIIRGISLEEGQKGGVDRKRWMFETQPFNSIREEGIEDRFQGTVVEVVPDADVGNKLKMFETQPLAALKGDSTEVALEKEEILGGDVKSSLWLFETQPMETLKECYEVGHLKKVILSTDEQGEVKGKKHMFENYNIRKETLVGAEIPSKDHEIEKGDVKSYKHLFETIPLCNITQSQEEVLNGNTENDITAGDVKGNRTLFETTPLYAIKDCTGNFHEVTTVNREESIKGSVQNYKWMFETKPIDQFEEGKKNVEVIKGITRQEDRSGDVKMTKWLFETQTIDGIHSKFNQSEQQHNSTEQQKETRKGDVKTCKWLFETQPVEILYNKSEKIPDKEEAIENTNVKSVTWLFESQPLDSIKDSEEQSFKLCSTSQDGVKAEVGVKTVKHLFETETLDRIRKDTDTEQDVRYVSELHVQSGDVSRVKEIFESKSLDEIGSESIKVCDEDESIQKGSVRKCTWLFENRPINTINDKEENGPDMHCVNDIEGGDVHNKKFIFETFSLDKIHDKDQFLEHKSESVEKPVSNVDVKSSTMLFESQPLYAIRDKEGQFHEVTTVQKEEVMSGDVRGARWMFETKPLDAIKAEKEIYVIRAVTQEDVKKGDVKSARWKFETQPLDSLTAKDEDEEPTVKVVEDFGNRTVKLNKQLFESDQSASKKCVRMVSVTDVQQGDVRTSTWLFENQPIDRLKGEPEEQGPVQMVHREDNQKGEVKRCTWLFESQTLDKIKDPESNVNAAQVIEEEIPKADVKSTTWLFETTPLDKIVTVESVIDTLSRLHQLEFIHSSGILIEAKEITNVNMVKYQFIKTEGAQIQKEEIVEGNIRNIMLQLLSRSTLKPQITLLKEVEQGQVQTTVLEVAVNQPASTNQSTNQEKDQSVQKLIESLLVQDKLMKKGIIMQESEGGHVEMTVYSLLCQTKMDSQEITRGDVKSTIGNLLATANNQRTTASCRLDENEKGNVDLYRSCIEKGDLQKLKSLQIQQSELDELDLMTKEQIEIVQGDVKEAKKNLQKQKDQVERTISDVLPGDVKNAKRVFSTEGSIDLSVENCISKEEIIRGDISSAKQQLALKQTLSMEKEEIVAGDIKATLQSLERAKQQSMHLERDTITPGTIYDMDLATQGPESEGNQTQKEEIVSGDVKAAKQSLELAKNQSLCVERDIIVPGKIYNVNISSQGQSSTTVSQSASSSTSRGQRITTTFRKVSDAERDQEKIEACQQGYVSRSSDVIHVSTADSPPAVSGSTQTHPYVNSEFDDIERTGTEEAEAEVARGDIKAAIRSLHSAATEQRPLVDKQEIVRGNMQMALQYLEKSSINVSKGDYKAAMLYRNSGYAGSRKKRDAETVKKQCVVVSMPSSDTELSPSVSVTLGEPPASAAQTSATVTFTNLDENPKTPSTEALRPPPLPPKANDKTQYQKPALPPKPQCSKQTPSYATDNSTPPPKTPSPIKGNQQSPVIPPKMKPGNPSPPPLPQKPSSNRQQTTKDSQPKCINKAKHNSPQASATNNIPAEYKKSVQLKQKQEQKNIGTTLAVDHRSAMSNGTENEMDRNVIQKINAAKEIRMCMQSYTEDGNVQQEINTDFQVAIQNFMGKEKNVVDTAPVLPNKINVIREKVSQEKQVTKNTNMQQEINPSTVQEGRTDIHNQGCNTDLQEPYSPTTTDRFSMSQHNSDKLPGGASITVTSCQEEHHQKPEDKVVLRKKKEKKETEDQRRQRLSVHKDDIMRGNVKAAMEIFENLRKREELKTILSQVQEIEGETREVDVSSLKSLFENVPAWIVTPCKHTKQSHTKGEKKVEIESVSNDMESGSSVETVFGDLEKASRDIMHLKEQTLAKLIDIEEAIRKALYSVSNLKSEADIADLSGLFNESLQTEQSHQPTNNIRKISIASTKATKAKTEPAREASEGKTKGVSGSSKRSESASLSPVLDKPQIKQSSTSPSSPSFISIHSAARKPVEQPKSPQPQFSSFKPKPERCPSPSSHGANGDLGQQSASDSPNHFYSPASPRRKVSILEVQTVPETVPAGIIGTKTVSEKYEEMDCFGNTFVSSKTSTFVTKHSEKFGVGTSPTRYEVVTSPITQRSGHPFSENAKEGGTVFVTFGQPKPGKL; translated from the exons ATGGAGACGATGAACACCCTGAGGAAGAGCCAATCACTGAGGAGCCTGTCTGGATTTGGGGTTAAGGAAAGGTCATGGGAAACATCAAAGTCCTCTCTCTGGGATAACAAGAAGTCTGTCTCTCAGCTCGTACAACA TTACCAGAGCTGTGTGGAACTAAGCACTTCTGAAACCAATGAAGAAAAGATAAAG GCGTCCCTGTCATTCAGTTCCCCCAGAGAAGAGATGTCAGTGGGCCTTGTTTCTCCATGGAGGAGGTTAGAGAGCCGGGGGTACCAGGTGGACCGTCTGGGTACTGACTCTGGTTCTTTCATGCTGTCTCGGAGTCGCTCCATGGACCATCTTCCCCAGCGGGACCGAGCTCCGGAGGGGACCAGCGCCCTGCGAGCCCTGTTCGAGTCCAAGGCCACCCTGCAAGAGGACGTCTACAGTTCCACCAGGCTGAATATAGCCTCTCCAGCCAGTAGGATGGTGGCAGGGATTCAGTCTAGTGAGATAGAGAAAGATCGCCCTCTGGGGGCTAGGAGGGGTTACAGCACTGAAGAGGACAACACTCAG CGTGCTGTTCAGGGCGAGAGGAGGAAGACCATTAGTGGTGTCCCAGAGTCTTCCGTCAGGGGTTCCAGAATTACAACACCGG ATGACAAGAGGAGTCTCCAGCTGAGTTATAGAGACACCCCGTCAAGACAAGgtcgagacagagagaggacctcCAGCTCAGTAAGAGACAGATCAGCCCTATACCTGTCAAGAGTAGCAGCTGCCGAATCCCCGGGAAGctccacacacaca AAATCCAGCAGTTCCTCAGGAAAGAGGACTACAGGCAGCAAG ATGGCCGAGATAGCCCCAAAAAACACAGTTTCAGAAGCATGTCACGAGGAAGATGACCTGCTtctgcctccacctccccctatCCCACCCAGACCTCAGAACTATGAAGAGTTCCCAGCCGTAGGTGGCCCCAACCAAGCCTTCATCCCCGTGCCCCCACCAAAGGAAACCTTCTCGACATTCTACCAACAGCGACAGAAGAACGAGCTGAAAAGACTCTTCAAACACATTCACCCAGACCTGAGGGAAAACATCAATGATGTAGTCGATGATGAGTTGGTTGCGGCGATGCAATCCGGAGGTGCCCAGACTGCAGCTGATGCGGGGTACCAGGGTGAGGTCCAGTCCATGAGGTGGATCTTTGAGAACTGGACCCTGGACAACATCGGGGACCACCCCCACATGACCAAGAAGCTTCTGGAAGATGAGACTCTTCAAGGCGGTGATGTCAGAGGAACATCCTCCATGTTCGAGCACTGCATGGTGGACGGAACCCAACAGATTGTCCAAAGGCAGAGTTCTGTCCGAGGGGATGTCCGGACATCGACTTGGCTGTTTGAGACCCAGCCCATGGATACACTCAACAAACTCCAGCCAGAGGAGGGCGAGCTGGTCGAGGCTGTTCTCAAGGAACCAATGCAGATTGGAGACGTGAGAGGAACTCGGCTACTCTTCGAATCCAAGCCACTGGACGCCTTAGGCCGTTGTAGCTCTGTAGAGGACCAGAGCTTCCTCAAGCTGAAGTCAGAGCTCCAGGAGCAGAAAGGAGATGTGAGGAAGACAGTGAAGCTCTTCCAGGCTGATCCTTGCTGCGCCCTCAGAGACGCAAGCGGCAACATCCACAAGATTAAGtccatctgcagagaggagatcTGTAGCAGCAACATTAGTACGGCACGCTGGCTCTTTGAAACAAAGCCTCTGGACATCATCAACAAGGAGACATCTGGGATGCAGATCATCCGGGGGATATCGCTGGAGGAAGGGCAAAAAGGAGGGGTggacaggaagagatggatgtTTGAGACTCAGCCGTTCAACTCCATCCGAGAGGAAGGCATAGAAGACCGGTTTCAGGGGACAGTGGTCGAAGTTGTGCCTGACGCTGATGTTGGGAACAAACTAAAGATGTTTGAGACTCAGCCCTTGGCAGCACTGAAAGGAGACTCCACAGAAGTAGCTCTGGAGAAGGAGGAGATACTTGGAGGAGATGTCAAATCCTCCCTCTGGCTGTTCGAAACACAACCCATGGAAACATTGAAGGAATGCTATGAAGTTGGGCATTTGAAGAAAGTGATCCTCTCTACTGATGAACAAGGAGAAGTCAAAGGCAAAAAGCACATGTTCGAGAACTACAACATTAGAAAAGAGACCTTAGTCGGAGCAGAAATCCCAAGTAAAGATCATGAGATTGAGAAGGGTGACGTTAAATCATACAAGCATCTCTTTGAAACAATTCCCCTTTGCAATATCACCCAATCTCAGGAGGAAGTGCTGAACGGAAATACAGAAAACGACATTACGGCAGGAGATGTGAAAGGAAACAGAACGCTCTTCGAGACAACACCATTATATGCGATCAAAGACTGCACTGGGAATTTCCACGAGGTCACAACGGTCAACAGAGAGGAGTCCATCAAAGGAAGTGTCCAAAATTACAAGTGGATGTTCGAGACCAAGCCCATTGACCAGTTTGAGGAGGGAAAGAAGAATGTTGAGGTTATCAAAGGAATCACCAGGCAGGAGGATAGGTCAGGAGATGTCAAGATGACCAAGTGGCTCTTTGAGACACAGACCATTGATGGCATCCATTCCAAGTTCAACCAGTCGGAGCAGCAGCATAATTCAACAGAGCAGCAGAAGGAGACTAGGAAAGGTGATGTCAAGACCTGCAAGTGGCTGTTCGAGACTCAGCCTGTGGAAATCTTGTACAACAAATCAGAAAAGATCCCAGATAAAGAAGAAGCGATTGAGAATACCAATGTGAAGTCTGTCACTTGGCTTTTTGAATCACAGCCTCTGGATAGCATTAAAGACAGTGAGGAGCAAAGTTTTAAATTATGCAGTACCAGTCAGGATGGTGTCAAGGCTGAGGTTGGTGTGAAAACAGTGAAGCACCTTTTCGAGACAGAGACTTTAGATAGGATAAGGaaggacacagacacagagcaagATGTTAGATATGTCAGCGAGTTGCATGTCCAGTCTGGTGATGTCTCTAGGGTCAAGGAGATCTTTGAGTCCAAGTCCTTAGATGAAATAGGTTCAGAGTCTATAAAAGTGTGTGATGAAGACGAAAGCATTCAGAAAGGATCCGTGCGTAAATGCACCTGGCTTTTTGAGAACCGTCCCATCAACACGATAAACGACAAGGAGGAAAATGGCCCAGACATGCATTGTGTCAACGATATCGAGGGTGGTGACGTCcataacaagaagttcatcttcgAAACATTCTCTCTGGACAAGATCCATGATAAAGATCAGTTTCTGGAACACAAGTCGGAATCCGTGGAAAAGCCAGTGAGCAACGTCGACGTCAAGTCCAGCACCATGCTATTTGAATCCCAGCCACTGTACGCCATTAGAGACAAGGAAGGCCAGTTCCACGAGGTTACCACAGTCCAGAAGGAGGAAGTGATGAGTGGCGATGTGAGAGGAGCTCGGTGGATGTTCGAGACGAAGCCCCTCGATGCCATCAAGGCGGAAAAGGAGATCTACGTGATCCGAGCTGTCACCCAGGAAGATGTAAAAAAGGGTGATGTCAAGTCAGCCAGGTGGAAGTTCGAGACCCAGCCTCTGGACTCCCTAACAGCTAAGGATGAAGACGAGGAACCCACAGTCAAGGTTGTGGAAGACTTCGGCAACCGAACTGTGAAGCTCAACAAACAGCTCTTCGAGTCTGACCAGTCAGCCAGTAAGAAGTGTGTGAGGATGGTTAGTGTGACAGACGTTCAGCAAGGCGATGTCAGGACGTCCACCTGGCTCTTTGAGAACCAGCCCATCGACAGGCTGAAGGGAGAGCCAGAGGAGCAGGGCCCTGTCCAGATGGTCCACAGGGAAGATAACCAGAAAGGAGAGGTGAAACGCTGCACGTGGCTGTTTGAATCCCAGACACTGGACAAGATCAAGGATCCTGAATCCAATGTGAATGCAGCACAGGTCATTGAGGAGGAGATCCCAAAAGCAGATGTGAAGAGCACAACCTGGCTGTTCGAGACCACACCATTAGACAAAATTGTCACAGTTGAAAGTGTGATTGACACGCTGTCTCGTCTACATCAGCTTGAATTCATCCACTCAAGTGGAATCTTAATAGAGGCAAAAGAGATCACAAACGTCAACATGGTGAAATACCAATTTATTAAAACCGAGGGAGCACAGATTCAGAAGGAGGAGATAGTTGAAGGGAACATCAGAAACATCATGCTACAGTTATTGTCCAGATCGACCCTGAAGCCTCAGATCACTCTCTTAAAAGAGGTAGAACAGGGTCAAGTTCAGACAACAGTATTAGAAGTCGCAGTCAACCAGCCAGCATCAACGAACCAATCAACGAACCAAGAGAAAGATCAAAGTGTACAGAAACTCATCGAAAGCTTGCTTGTTCAAGATAAGCTGATGAAGAAGGGGATCATCATGCAGGAATCTGAGGGAGGACATGTAGAGATGACCGTTTACTCACTTCTCTGTCAAACTAAAATGGATAGTCAAGAGATTACAAGGGGAGATGTGAAGTCAACTATAGGCAACCTGTTAGCTACCGCTAACAATCAGAGGACAACCGCTTCATGTAGACTAGATGAAAATGAAAAGGGAAATGTGGACTTATACAGGAGTTGCATCGAGAAAGGAGATCTCCAAAAACTGAAGAGTCTTCAAATACAGCAATCAGAATTGGATGAACTTGACCTCATGACAAAGGAACAGATTGAGATTGTGCAAGGCGATGTGAAGGAGGCGAAGAAAAATCTTCAGAAACAGAAGGATCAAGTGGAACGTACCATTTCAGACGTCTTACCAGGGGATGTGAAGAATGCCAAAAGAGTCTTTTCTACAGAGGGTTCCATTGACCTTAGTGTTGAAAACTGCATTTCTAAAGAAGAGATCATCCGTGGGGATATCTCCTCAGCTAAGCAGCAACTTGCTTTAAAACAGACTCTCTCTATGGAAAAGGAGGAAATCGTAGCTGGTGACATCAAAGCTACTCTGCAGTCTTTAGAAAGAGCAAAGCAACAGAGTATGCACTTGGAGCGCGATACCATAACCCCGGGAACTATCTATGACATGGATCTAGCAACACAGGGGCCGGAATCAGAGGGAAACCAGACACAGAAAGAGGAAATTGTATCGGGAGATGTGAAGGCAGCGAAGCAGTCCCTTGAGCTGGCAAAGAACCAGAGTCTATGTGTGGAGCGTGACATCATCGTGCCGGGAAAAATATACAACGTCAACATCTCATCTCAAGGACAGAGCTCGACGACAGTGAGTCAGTCTGCGTCTTCGTCAACCTCCAGAGGCCAGCGGATCACGACGACTTTCAGAAAGGTCAGTGACGCAGAAAGAGATCAGGAGAAAATTGAGGCTTGCCAACAGGGCTACGTGTCAAGGAGTTCAGATGTCATACATGTTAGCACAGCGGATTCACCGCCAGCGGTCTCCGGCAGCACACAAACCCACCCTTATGTAAACTCAGAGTTTGATGATAttgagaggacagggacagaagaGGCAGAAGCAGAAGTGGCGAGAGGAGATATAAAAGCTGCTATTAGGTCTCTGCACAGTGCTGCGACAGAGCAGAGACCGCTAGTAGACAAACAGGAAATTGTAAGAGGTAATATGCAGATGGCGCTGCAATATCTTGAAAAGTCTAGTATAAATGTGTCCAAAGGAGACTATAAAGCTGCCATGCTATACAGGAACTCGGGTTATGCAGGGAGCAGAAAGAAAAGGGATGCGGAGACTGTGAAAAAGCAGTGTGTTGTAGTATCTATGCCTTCATCTGACACTGAATTGTCTCCTTCGGTTTCAGTAACCCTTGGCGAACCGCCAGCCAGCGCAGCACAGACTTCAGCAACTGTCACTTTTACAAATCTTGATGAAAACCCTAAAACACCCTCCACTGAAGCCCTAAGGCCACCTCCACTTCCTCCCAAAGCAAATGACAAAACACAATACCAGAAGCCGGCTCTACCGCCAAAACCACAATGCTCAAAACAAACACCCAGCTACGCAACAGATAATTCCACCCCTCCTCCAAAAACACCAAGCCCGATTAAAGGTAACCAGCAAAGCCCAGTCATTCCCCCAAAAATGAAACCAGGGaacccatctccccctcccctgccTCAGAAACCTTCATCAAATAGACAACAAACCACAAAGGACTCACAACCCAAATGTATTAATAAAGCAAAGCACAACTCACCTCAGGCCAGTGCTACCAATAACATCCCAGCCGAGTACAAAAAGTCAGTTCAGCTTAAGCAAAAGCAGGAACAGAAAAACATCGGAACAACATTGGCAGTTGATCATCGTTCGGCCATGTCAAATGGCACTGAAAATGAGATGGACAGAAACGTAATACAGAAAATCAATGCAGCAAAAGAGATCCGAATGTGCATGCAGAGCTACACAGAAGATGGTAATGTACAACAGGAAATAAACACAGACTTTCAGGTCGCAATCCAAAACTTCATGGGGAAGGAGAAGAATGTTGTGGACACAGCCCCTGTGCTGCCAAATAAGATCAATGTAATTCGGGAAAAGGTCAGCCAAGAAAAACAGGTCACCAAAAACACCAACATGCAACAGGAGATAAACCCCTCTACTGTGCAGGAGGGGAGAACAGATATTCACAATCAGGGCTGCAATACAGATCTCCAAGAACCCTACTCCCCAACTACGACAGATAGATTTTCAATGAGCCAACATAACAGTGACAAGCTGCCAGGAGGAGCATCCATAACAGTGACGAGCTGCCAAGAGGAGCATCACCAGAAACCTGAGGACAAAGTAGTTCTGAGgaagaagaaagaaaagaaagagaccGAGGACCAGCGACGTCAGAGGCTGTCTGTTCACAAAGATGACATTATGAGAGGGAACGTGAAGGCAGCGATGGAGATATTCGAGAATCTGAGGAAACGAGAGGAACTCAAGACGATCCTGTCTCAAGTtcaagagatagagggagagaccagggaaGTGGATGTCAGTTCATTAAAGAGCTTATTCGAGAATGTACCCGCTTGGATAGTCACGCCTtgtaaacatacaaagcaaagtCACACAAAAGGGGAAAAGAAAGTTGAAATAGAGTCAGTGAGTAATGATATGGAAAGTGGATCTTCGGTAGAGACTGTATTCGGAGACCTAGAAAAGGCAAGCAGAGATATAATGCATTTGAAAGAGCAGACGTTAGCAAAACTTATTGACATAGAGGAGGCGATCAGAAAGGCTTTGTATTCTGTATCCAATTTAAAATCTGAAGCTGATATCGCAGATTTATCAGGACTCTTCAACGAATCCTTGCAGACCGAGCAAAGCCATCAACCCACCAACAACATAAGAAAAATCAGTATCGCATCCACCAAGGCCACTAAGGCCAAAACAGAACCAGCTAGGGAGGCATCTGAGGGGAAAACGAAAGGTGTATCAGGATCGTCAAAAAGATCAGAGTCAGCCTCACTCTCTCCGGTACTTGACAAGCCCCAAATCAAACAAAGCTCtacctccccatcctctccatcattcaTCTCCATTCACTCTGCTGCCAGGAAGCCTGTAGAACAGCCAAAGTCACCACAGCCACAGTTCTCATCATTCAAACCTAAACCAGAGCGGTGTCCTTCCCCAAGCTCCCATGGAGCCAATGGTGACCTGGGTCAACAATCTGCCTCTGATTCCCCAAACCACTTCTACAGTCCTGCTAGTCCAAGACGAAAGGTCAGCATTTTGGAGGTTCAAACTGTCCCTGAGACTGTTCCTGCCGGAATCATTGGCACAAAGACGGTCAGTGAGAAATACGAGGAGATGGACTGCTTCGGCAACACATTTGTCTCGTCAAAGACTTCGACGTTTGTCACGAAGCACTCTGAGAAGTTTGGAGTAGGCACCAGTCCAACCAGGTATGAAGTCGTGACATCCCCTATCACGCAAAGGTCTGGTCATCCCTTTTCAGAAAACGCCAAAGAAGGTGGTACGGTTTTTGTAACATTTGGTCAACCAAAACCTGGAAAACTTTGA